The following proteins come from a genomic window of Macadamia integrifolia cultivar HAES 741 chromosome 14, SCU_Mint_v3, whole genome shotgun sequence:
- the LOC122061039 gene encoding E3 ubiquitin-protein ligase SDIR1-like, producing the protein MRATQRVSHVSIEFKVSDDPIAMIEEPKLFFKFKVDECRKPVVLMGSWSTTLEMEDHRTLLRSFSTTLMSERLNSFVLEILSSIEILQSNNHEYLQKLIIDRVYDEANQYLSTMHVTVDIKLDTTEVYEQDEQISSFIGELMVMAQESERMDMKPTSRDAIEALEKVVFEKGGDLLQTSCVVCIDEFFEGMEVKMMPCSHIFHGDCIDQWLGESNKCPLCRFEMPV; encoded by the coding sequence ATGCGTGCAACACAGAGAGTCAGCCATGTTTCTATAGAATTTAAGGTCTCAGATGATCCCATCGCCATGATCGAAGAACCCAAGCTGTTCTTCAAGTTTAAAGTCGACGAATGCCGGAAGCCGGTGGTCTTGATGGGATCTTGGTCGACaacattagagatggaagatCACAGAACATTACTAAGAAGCTTTAGTACAACTTTAATGTCTGAGAGGTTGAATTCTTTTGTTCTAGAAATACTCTCATCAATAGAAATCCTTCAATCCAACAATCATGAATATCTACAAAAGCTGATCATTGATCGAGTTTATGATGAAGCCAATCAATACTTATCAACCATGCATGTTACTGTGGATATCAAGCTTGATACAACTGAAGTGTATGAACAGGATGAACAGATTTCAAGTTTTATTGGGGAATTAATGGTAATGGcgcaagagagtgaaagaatgGACATGAAACCTACATCAAGAGATGCAATAGAAGCATTAGAGAAGGTTGTGTTTGAGAAAGGAGGGGATTTGTTGCAGACATCATGTGTGGTTTGTATCGATGAGTTCTTTGAAGGGATGGAAGTTAAGATGATGCCTTGTTCTCATATCTTTCATGGAGATTGTATAGATCAATGGCTTGGGGAGAGCAATAAGTGCCCTTTGTGTCGCTTTGAGATGCCAGTTTAA